A portion of the Rhodanobacter sp. AS-Z3 genome contains these proteins:
- a CDS encoding proline--tRNA ligase, producing the protein MRLSQFHLATVKEVPADAEISSHQLMLRAGMIRKLASGLYSWSPLGLRVLRKVENIVREEMNRAGAIEMLMPSVQPKELWDETGRWQKFGGQLLKIKDRKGQEFCYGPTHEEVVTDFARNELKSYKQLPVNFYQIQTKFRDEIRPRFGVMRAREFLMKDAYSFHLTQESLAETYATMYQAYSRIFTRLGLTFRAVQADTGAIGGNASHEFQVLAESGEDAIAFSDGSDYAANLEKAEALAPAATRAAPAATLQRVDTPTQKTIDDVSAFLKVTPQHCVKTLLVRGREGLVALCVRGDHEINEVKAGKLAELPDESVLASEEEILAATGTRPGFIGPVGLPDSIPVIVDRDAAVLADFVCGGNADRTHYTGANWDRDARVTRIADLRNVVEGDLSPDGKGVLHIARGIEVGHVFQLGTKYAEALDATVVDETGKLQVMTMGCYGIGVSRIVAAAIEQRHDDAGIVWPEAMAPWRVVVCVINPKHSPTVSAAAEALYQTLGEHGIEALLDDRGVRAGSMFADMELIGIPHRVVVSERGLAAGTLEYRGREDSESRSFNEDELLALLA; encoded by the coding sequence ATGCGCCTCAGCCAATTCCATCTGGCCACCGTCAAGGAAGTCCCTGCCGACGCCGAAATTTCCAGCCACCAGCTGATGCTGCGTGCCGGCATGATCCGCAAGCTCGCTTCCGGCCTGTACAGCTGGAGCCCGCTGGGACTGCGTGTGCTGCGCAAGGTCGAGAACATCGTGCGCGAGGAAATGAACCGCGCCGGCGCCATCGAAATGCTGATGCCCTCGGTGCAGCCGAAGGAACTGTGGGACGAAACCGGTCGCTGGCAAAAATTTGGTGGCCAGCTGCTGAAAATCAAGGACCGCAAGGGTCAGGAGTTCTGTTACGGCCCGACCCACGAGGAAGTGGTTACTGATTTCGCCCGCAACGAGTTGAAAAGTTACAAACAGCTGCCGGTGAACTTCTACCAGATCCAGACCAAATTCCGCGATGAAATCCGCCCGCGTTTCGGCGTGATGCGCGCACGCGAATTCCTGATGAAGGACGCGTATTCGTTCCATCTCACGCAGGAATCGCTGGCTGAAACTTACGCCACGATGTATCAGGCGTATTCTCGTATTTTCACCCGCCTGGGCCTGACCTTCCGTGCCGTTCAGGCCGATACCGGCGCGATTGGCGGCAATGCCAGCCATGAATTCCAGGTACTGGCCGAATCGGGCGAAGACGCCATCGCGTTCTCCGACGGCTCCGACTACGCCGCCAATCTCGAAAAGGCCGAAGCGCTGGCGCCTGCCGCTACGCGCGCTGCCCCTGCAGCCACCCTGCAACGGGTCGACACGCCCACGCAAAAGACCATCGATGACGTCTCCGCCTTCCTCAAGGTCACCCCGCAGCACTGCGTGAAAACCTTGCTGGTGCGTGGCCGTGAGGGTCTGGTCGCACTCTGCGTGCGCGGCGACCACGAGATCAACGAAGTGAAGGCTGGCAAGCTGGCCGAGCTGCCGGACGAGTCGGTACTGGCCAGCGAAGAGGAAATCCTTGCCGCTACCGGCACCCGCCCTGGCTTCATCGGCCCGGTCGGTCTGCCCGATTCCATTCCGGTGATCGTCGATCGCGATGCCGCCGTGCTGGCCGATTTCGTCTGCGGCGGCAATGCCGATCGCACGCATTACACCGGCGCCAACTGGGACCGTGACGCGCGCGTCACCCGCATCGCCGACCTGCGTAACGTCGTTGAGGGCGATCTGTCGCCCGACGGCAAGGGCGTGCTGCACATCGCCCGTGGCATCGAAGTGGGCCATGTATTCCAGCTGGGCACCAAATACGCCGAAGCGCTGGATGCCACCGTGGTCGATGAAACCGGCAAGCTGCAGGTGATGACCATGGGCTGCTATGGCATCGGTGTCAGCCGCATCGTCGCCGCCGCCATCGAGCAACGTCATGACGACGCCGGCATTGTCTGGCCTGAGGCCATGGCACCTTGGCGTGTCGTCGTCTGCGTGATCAACCCCAAGCATTCGCCGACCGTCAGCGCAGCAGCGGAAGCGCTGTACCAGACCCTGGGCGAGCATGGCATCGAAGCGCTACTGGACGATCGCGGCGTGCGTGCGGGCAGCATGTTTGCCGACATGGAGTTGATCGGCATTCCGCATCGGGTCGTCGTCAGCGAGCGCGGGCTGGCTGCCGGCACGCTGGAATATCGTGGTCGCGAAGACAGCGAAAGCCGCTCGTTCAACGAAGATGAATTGCTCGCGCTACTGGCCTGA
- a CDS encoding DUF4124 domain-containing protein: protein MRRSLIAVALLLLAPLATAQVYKWTDAGGTVHYSEAPPAQGTKFEKVTTTGTVEPLAPPPAKEPALASQAPAPAAEPVADTPENRTKLCSTLQSNIAALRSGGPVVMQQNGKPVALDQAQRNQQVTSAQAQYDQFCGQTP, encoded by the coding sequence ATGCGTCGTTCGCTGATTGCCGTAGCCCTGCTGTTGCTGGCGCCACTGGCCACCGCCCAGGTCTACAAATGGACCGACGCCGGCGGTACCGTGCATTACTCGGAAGCGCCTCCGGCACAGGGCACGAAGTTCGAAAAGGTGACCACTACGGGCACGGTCGAACCACTTGCTCCGCCGCCTGCCAAAGAGCCAGCGCTAGCCAGTCAGGCTCCAGCCCCGGCGGCTGAACCGGTGGCGGACACGCCGGAGAATCGCACCAAGCTGTGCAGTACGCTGCAATCCAACATCGCCGCCCTGCGCAGCGGCGGCCCGGTGGTGATGCAGCAAAACGGCAAGCCTGTCGCGCTAGACCAAGCCCAGCGAAACCAGCAGGTCACGTCGGCACAGGCGCAATACGATCAGTTCTGCGGGCAGACGCCATAA
- a CDS encoding phosphatidylcholine/phosphatidylserine synthase: MSELSPVRPPRHRGIYLLPNLFTTGAMFAGFYAIIASIGGRYSEAAVAVFIAAVLDGMDGRVARMTGTQTEFGVQYDSLSDLISFGLAPSLVMYTWSLSTLREFGPLWGKLGWAAAFIYAACAALRLARFNTQAGVADKRYFQGLASPAAAAVCMSFVWSVEKFGLPGSDFCFITAAMAIVVGLLMVSRFRYFSFKSLPMGNHQLVPFGWMVVAVLLLALLILDTARVLFAGFTLYMLSGPVFTIWSVATHRRRTRRNPA, from the coding sequence ATGAGCGAGCTTTCGCCCGTCCGCCCACCCCGTCACCGGGGTATTTACCTGTTGCCGAACCTGTTCACCACGGGGGCGATGTTCGCGGGTTTCTACGCCATTATTGCCAGTATTGGTGGACGCTACTCCGAAGCGGCCGTGGCCGTGTTCATTGCCGCGGTGCTGGACGGCATGGATGGTCGGGTGGCCCGGATGACCGGCACGCAGACCGAATTCGGCGTGCAGTACGACTCGTTGTCCGACCTGATCAGCTTCGGGCTGGCGCCATCGCTGGTGATGTACACATGGTCGTTGTCCACGCTGCGCGAGTTCGGCCCGCTGTGGGGCAAGCTGGGCTGGGCCGCGGCATTCATCTACGCCGCTTGCGCTGCGCTGCGGCTGGCACGTTTCAATACCCAGGCTGGCGTGGCCGACAAGCGCTATTTCCAGGGGCTGGCCAGCCCGGCGGCGGCGGCGGTCTGCATGTCGTTTGTGTGGAGCGTGGAGAAGTTCGGCTTGCCGGGCAGCGATTTTTGTTTCATTACCGCGGCGATGGCAATTGTGGTCGGTTTACTGATGGTCAGCCGCTTTCGTTACTTCAGTTTCAAGTCGTTGCCGATGGGCAATCACCAACTGGTGCCGTTTGGCTGGATGGTGGTGGCGGTGCTGTTGCTGGCCTTGCTGATCCTCGACACGGCGCGCGTGTTGTTCGCCGGCTTCACGCTCTACATGTTGTCCGGGCCGGTATTCACGATCTGGAGCGTGGCCACGCATCGGCGCCGCACGCGGCGCAACCCGGCATGA
- the rimI gene encoding ribosomal protein S18-alanine N-acetyltransferase: MSALTRPVIQVRAMRAEDLDTVSAMENASYDFPWSLGIFRDCLKTGHPCWLLCMDEVIAGYGILSMGAGEAHVLNICIGTQWRGRGLGRHLLGRLVDIARWNGAERVFLEVRPSNPLAKALYESVGFCEIGRRPRYYPAHEGREEAIVMVLESAAGNLEQ, from the coding sequence ATGTCGGCGCTGACCAGACCGGTGATCCAGGTGCGCGCCATGCGCGCCGAGGATCTGGATACGGTCAGTGCCATGGAAAACGCGTCTTACGACTTTCCCTGGTCACTCGGCATCTTTCGTGATTGTCTGAAAACCGGCCATCCCTGCTGGCTGCTGTGCATGGACGAGGTGATTGCCGGTTACGGCATCCTGTCGATGGGCGCCGGCGAGGCGCATGTGCTGAACATCTGCATCGGTACGCAATGGCGTGGTCGCGGACTGGGTCGGCACCTGCTGGGTCGGCTGGTCGACATCGCGCGCTGGAACGGTGCCGAGCGCGTCTTTCTGGAAGTACGGCCGTCCAACCCGTTGGCGAAGGCGCTGTACGAGTCGGTGGGTTTCTGCGAGATCGGCCGTCGTCCGCGCTATTACCCGGCGCATGAAGGCCGCGAGGAAGCGATCGTGATGGTGCTCGAGAGTGCCGCAGGCAATCTCGAACAATAG
- a CDS encoding valine--tRNA ligase yields MEKSFEPAQIESTWYARWEASGAFKPSGHGDPYCILLPPPNVTGTLHMGHAFQQTVMDMLVRYQRMRGMNTLWQVGTDHAGIATQKIVENQLAVEAKTRHDLGRDAFIERVWKWKEESGSTITNQMRRIGAAADWSRERFTMDEGLSDAVRKVFIDWYRAGLIYRGNRLVNWDPALGTAVSDLEVNNVERDGHMWLIRYTVTGSDDSLVVATTRPETMLGDVAVAVHPEDERYAHLIGKMLTLPLVGRQIPVIADDYVDKDFGTGCVKITPAHDFNDYAIGQRHKLAPITIFTLDAKVNDNAPEKYRGMDRYEARKLIVAELDASDLLVETKAHKLQVPVSQRSDAVIEPMLTDQWFVDLTNEVQADGRPGGRKAITEPALEAVRSGEIKFVPENWANTYTQWLDNIQDWCISRQLWWGHRIPAWYDEAGNIFVGEDEADARASASSEPVGALRQDEDVLDTWFSSALWPFSTLGWPANGPVKNEHGDVVANWENDKLFLPSAVLVTGFDIIFFWVARMVMATKYFTGQIPFREVYINAIVRDAEGQKMSKSKGNTLDPLDLIDGIALEPLVEKSTKSLLIPQVRAKVEKRIRKDYPDGIPAIGTDALRFTFAALASYSRTINFDIKRAEGYKAFCNKLWNAARFVLMNLPEGEIAAPVGAPVTEAERWILTRLKQTLAEVEQHFVSYRFDHLAQALYEFVWNEYCDWFLELSKPALNGDDAVAAASTRHTLLVVLESVLRALHPVIPFITEEIWASVGPKLALTEASLIHRPWPNAAEMIEDNAATAEIEWFKNVLSGIRKIRSEMNISPAKVIPLLFADGDTNDHARVSKFAAQISFLARTEAPQWIEAGTDEPASAAAVVGSLRVMIPLAGLIDLDAEKARLTKEITRIEIEIKKCEGKLSNANFVANAPAEVVTQERQRIADWNTTLGALREQAQKLQQ; encoded by the coding sequence ATGGAAAAGAGTTTCGAACCCGCCCAGATCGAGTCCACCTGGTATGCCCGTTGGGAAGCCAGCGGTGCATTCAAGCCATCGGGCCACGGTGATCCCTACTGCATCCTGCTGCCGCCGCCGAATGTCACCGGTACGCTGCACATGGGCCATGCGTTCCAGCAGACGGTGATGGACATGCTGGTGCGCTACCAGCGCATGCGCGGCATGAACACGCTGTGGCAGGTTGGCACCGACCACGCCGGCATCGCCACGCAAAAGATTGTGGAAAACCAACTCGCGGTCGAAGCGAAGACCCGCCACGACCTTGGGCGCGACGCCTTCATCGAGCGTGTGTGGAAGTGGAAGGAAGAATCCGGCTCCACCATCACCAACCAGATGCGCCGCATCGGCGCCGCCGCCGACTGGTCGCGCGAACGCTTCACCATGGACGAAGGTCTTTCCGACGCGGTGCGCAAGGTGTTCATCGACTGGTATCGCGCCGGCCTGATCTACCGCGGTAACCGGCTGGTGAACTGGGACCCGGCGCTGGGCACCGCCGTGTCCGACCTCGAAGTGAACAACGTCGAGCGCGACGGCCACATGTGGTTGATCCGTTACACCGTGACTGGCAGTGACGACAGCCTGGTGGTCGCCACTACCCGTCCGGAAACGATGCTCGGCGACGTCGCCGTGGCGGTGCATCCGGAAGACGAGCGCTACGCGCATCTGATCGGCAAAATGTTGACCTTGCCGCTGGTCGGTCGGCAGATTCCAGTGATCGCCGACGACTATGTCGACAAGGATTTCGGCACCGGCTGCGTGAAGATCACGCCGGCGCACGACTTCAACGACTATGCGATCGGCCAGCGCCACAAGCTGGCACCGATCACCATCTTTACCCTGGATGCGAAGGTCAACGACAACGCGCCGGAAAAGTACCGTGGCATGGATCGCTACGAAGCACGCAAGCTGATCGTCGCCGAACTCGATGCTTCCGATCTGCTGGTCGAGACGAAGGCGCACAAGCTGCAGGTGCCGGTAAGCCAGCGTTCGGACGCGGTGATCGAACCGATGCTGACCGATCAGTGGTTCGTCGACCTCACCAACGAGGTGCAGGCCGATGGCCGCCCGGGTGGCCGCAAGGCCATTACCGAGCCGGCGCTGGAGGCCGTGCGTTCGGGCGAGATCAAGTTTGTCCCGGAAAACTGGGCGAACACGTATACGCAGTGGCTGGACAACATCCAGGACTGGTGCATCAGCCGCCAGCTGTGGTGGGGCCATCGCATTCCGGCGTGGTACGACGAAGCGGGCAACATCTTCGTTGGCGAAGACGAGGCCGACGCGCGCGCCAGCGCCAGCAGCGAGCCAGTCGGTGCGCTGCGCCAGGACGAGGATGTGCTCGACACCTGGTTCTCCTCCGCGCTGTGGCCGTTCTCCACGCTCGGCTGGCCGGCCAACGGCCCGGTAAAGAACGAGCATGGTGACGTCGTGGCGAACTGGGAGAACGACAAACTCTTCCTGCCCAGCGCCGTGCTGGTCACCGGTTTCGACATCATCTTCTTCTGGGTCGCCCGGATGGTGATGGCCACCAAATATTTCACCGGCCAGATTCCGTTCCGCGAGGTCTACATCAACGCGATCGTGCGTGATGCGGAAGGCCAGAAGATGTCCAAGTCCAAGGGCAACACGCTGGACCCGCTGGACCTGATCGACGGCATCGCGCTGGAACCGCTGGTCGAGAAGTCCACCAAGTCATTGCTGATTCCGCAGGTGCGCGCCAAGGTCGAAAAGCGCATTCGCAAGGATTACCCCGACGGCATTCCGGCGATCGGCACCGATGCGCTGCGCTTCACCTTCGCCGCGCTCGCCAGCTACAGCCGCACCATCAACTTCGACATCAAACGCGCCGAAGGCTACAAGGCGTTCTGCAACAAGTTGTGGAATGCGGCGCGCTTCGTGCTGATGAATTTGCCGGAAGGCGAGATCGCTGCTCCCGTGGGCGCACCGGTCACCGAAGCGGAGCGCTGGATTCTCACCCGCCTCAAGCAAACCCTTGCCGAAGTGGAACAGCACTTCGTCAGCTATCGCTTCGATCATCTGGCACAGGCCTTGTACGAGTTCGTCTGGAACGAGTACTGCGACTGGTTCCTGGAATTGTCAAAACCGGCCTTGAATGGTGATGACGCGGTGGCAGCCGCGTCCACCCGGCACACCTTGCTGGTGGTGCTGGAATCGGTGCTGCGCGCACTGCACCCGGTGATCCCCTTCATCACCGAAGAAATCTGGGCGTCGGTGGGGCCGAAGCTTGCACTCACCGAAGCCAGCCTGATCCACCGACCGTGGCCGAACGCCGCGGAGATGATCGAGGACAATGCAGCGACCGCCGAGATCGAGTGGTTCAAGAACGTGCTCTCCGGCATCCGCAAGATCCGCTCGGAAATGAACATCTCGCCCGCGAAAGTCATCCCGTTGCTGTTCGCCGATGGCGACACCAACGATCACGCGCGAGTCAGCAAATTCGCCGCGCAGATCAGCTTCCTTGCCCGCACTGAAGCGCCCCAGTGGATCGAAGCGGGTACCGATGAGCCGGCATCGGCGGCGGCGGTGGTCGGCAGCTTGCGAGTGATGATCCCGCTGGCTGGCCTGATCGATCTGGATGCCGAAAAGGCGCGTCTGACCAAGGAAATCACGCGGATCGAGATCGAGATCAAGAAGTGCGAGGGCAAGCTGAGCAACGCGAACTTCGTGGCCAATGCACCGGCCGAAGTGGTTACCCAGGAACGTCAGCGCATTGCCGACTGGAACACCACGCTGGGCGCTTTGCGCGAACAGGCGCAGAAGCTGCAGCAATGA
- the hemE gene encoding uroporphyrinogen decarboxylase: protein MTDVLKNDRFLRALRREPTDTTPIWVMRQAGRYLPEYRATRERAGNFMGLAQNPQFACEVTLQPLERFDLDAAILFSDILTIPDAMGLGLSFAHGEGPQFARPVRTAAEIGKLAVPDMDGELRYVMDAVRLIRQELHGRVPLIGFSGSPWTLACYMVEGHGSRDFATLKAMCWNEPKLAHQLLETLAKSVAAYLIAQAAAGAQALMIFDTWGGLLGPAPFREFSLRYLTQIVAALKADPLARELPVILFSKGAGAHLAEMADSGCAALGVDWTVDLADARRAVAGKVALQGNLDPAILRASPEVIRREARLVMDSYGNHPGHVFNLGHGITPEVNPEHVKVLVDEVHSYGRTLRSRSLV, encoded by the coding sequence ATGACCGATGTGTTGAAGAACGACCGCTTCCTGCGTGCGCTGCGCCGCGAACCCACCGACACCACGCCGATCTGGGTGATGCGCCAGGCCGGCCGCTACCTGCCGGAATACCGCGCCACCCGCGAACGCGCGGGCAATTTCATGGGGTTGGCGCAGAACCCGCAATTCGCTTGCGAAGTGACTTTGCAGCCGCTGGAACGCTTCGATCTCGACGCGGCGATCCTGTTCTCCGACATCCTCACGATTCCCGATGCGATGGGCCTGGGCTTGTCGTTCGCCCATGGCGAAGGCCCGCAGTTCGCGCGCCCGGTGCGCACGGCGGCCGAGATCGGCAAACTCGCCGTGCCCGACATGGACGGCGAACTGCGTTACGTGATGGATGCGGTGCGGCTGATCCGCCAGGAACTGCACGGTCGCGTGCCGCTGATCGGTTTTTCCGGCAGCCCGTGGACGCTGGCCTGCTACATGGTCGAAGGCCATGGCTCGCGCGACTTCGCCACGCTGAAGGCGATGTGCTGGAACGAACCGAAGCTTGCCCACCAGCTGCTCGAAACACTGGCAAAGTCCGTCGCCGCCTATCTCATCGCCCAGGCCGCCGCCGGCGCACAGGCGCTGATGATCTTCGATACCTGGGGCGGCCTGCTCGGGCCCGCGCCGTTCCGCGAATTCTCGTTGCGCTATCTGACCCAGATCGTCGCGGCGTTGAAGGCTGACCCGCTCGCGCGGGAGCTGCCGGTCATCCTGTTCTCCAAGGGAGCGGGCGCGCATTTGGCCGAGATGGCCGACAGCGGCTGCGCTGCCCTGGGCGTCGACTGGACGGTTGATCTCGCTGACGCCCGCCGCGCGGTCGCCGGCAAGGTCGCACTGCAAGGCAATCTCGATCCGGCGATCCTGCGCGCCAGCCCGGAGGTGATCCGCCGTGAAGCCCGCCTCGTCATGGACAGCTACGGCAACCACCCCGGCCACGTGTTCAATCTCGGCCACGGCATCACGCCGGAAGTGAATCCCGAGCACGTCAAGGTGCTGGTGGACGAAGTGCACAGCTACGGCCGCACGCTGCGTTCCCGTTCACTGGTTTGA
- a CDS encoding WGR domain-containing protein, translating into MRLYLQTVPGNTDAPRYVQITLEQDLLGGWTLYGEAGIQGGRATMKREQFLERDEAVAAFEKARDAQLKRGFRLMFAQGLEGPYGR; encoded by the coding sequence ATGCGCCTTTATCTGCAAACCGTGCCCGGCAATACCGACGCACCTCGCTATGTCCAGATCACGCTGGAGCAGGATCTGCTCGGCGGCTGGACGCTATACGGCGAAGCTGGCATCCAGGGTGGCCGCGCCACGATGAAGCGCGAACAATTCCTGGAACGCGACGAAGCCGTTGCCGCTTTCGAGAAGGCCCGCGACGCCCAACTAAAGCGCGGCTTCCGCCTGATGTTTGCCCAAGGGCTGGAAGGCCCGTACGGACGCTGA
- the aroB gene encoding 3-dehydroquinate synthase has product MNSAIQHITVALGQRSYPVWIGSGLLGDHARWRAMLRGRHALVLSNTTVAPLYLPRIEAGLEGLHWSSFLLDDGEAHKSFANVGRALEALGQLGATRDACVIALGGGVVGDLAGFSAACWMRGIDFVQMPTTLLAMVDSSVGGKTGVNLPVGKNLAGAFHQPRAVFADIDTLATLPDREYRAGLAEVIKGAAIGDEPFFAWLEQHADALAARDPAIVMEAIARKVTYKAGVVARDETEQGERALLNLGHTFGHALETAGNYITLLHGEGVAVGMLLAARLSERLGMSAPAATARLQRLLERLGLPVTIPPGMDARQLLELMRLDKKNTAGSLRLILWRGIGRAEIVGGVDEADVLAILS; this is encoded by the coding sequence ATGAATTCGGCAATCCAGCACATCACCGTCGCACTCGGCCAACGCAGCTACCCGGTCTGGATCGGCAGCGGCCTGCTCGGCGACCACGCGCGCTGGCGCGCCATGTTGCGCGGGCGGCATGCACTGGTACTCAGCAACACCACGGTGGCGCCGCTATACCTGCCGCGCATTGAAGCGGGACTGGAAGGACTGCACTGGTCGTCGTTTCTGCTTGACGACGGGGAGGCGCACAAGAGTTTTGCCAACGTGGGCCGCGCACTGGAAGCTCTGGGCCAACTCGGCGCCACCCGCGATGCCTGCGTGATCGCATTGGGTGGCGGCGTGGTCGGCGACCTGGCCGGCTTCAGTGCCGCGTGCTGGATGCGCGGCATCGACTTCGTCCAGATGCCAACCACCTTGCTGGCGATGGTGGACTCTTCCGTCGGCGGCAAGACCGGCGTCAACCTGCCGGTCGGCAAGAACCTTGCCGGCGCGTTCCATCAGCCGCGCGCGGTGTTCGCCGACATCGATACCCTCGCCACCTTGCCCGATCGTGAATACCGTGCCGGCCTGGCCGAAGTGATCAAGGGTGCAGCGATCGGTGACGAGCCGTTCTTCGCCTGGCTGGAACAACACGCCGACGCACTCGCCGCACGCGATCCGGCCATCGTGATGGAGGCGATCGCGCGCAAGGTGACGTACAAGGCCGGCGTGGTCGCCCGTGACGAAACCGAACAAGGCGAGCGCGCCCTGCTCAACTTGGGCCACACCTTCGGCCACGCGCTGGAAACGGCGGGCAACTACATCACGTTGCTGCACGGCGAAGGCGTCGCCGTCGGCATGCTGCTGGCGGCGCGACTGTCCGAACGGCTGGGTATGAGCGCGCCTGCCGCCACCGCACGATTGCAACGCCTGCTGGAAAGGCTCGGCCTGCCCGTAACGATTCCACCCGGCATGGATGCGCGGCAATTGCTGGAGCTGATGCGGCTGGACAAAAAGAACACCGCCGGCAGTCTGCGGCTGATCCTTTGGCGCGGCATCGGCCGCGCCGAGATCGTCGGCGGCGTGGACGAAGCCGACGTGCTGGCTATCCTCTCGTAG
- a CDS encoding shikimate kinase, with product MNPSSNLFIIGPTGAGKTSIGRRLAAHYGLSFVDLDHEIEQHCGVDVNTVFEIEGEAGFRERESLLLDEISQRAGVLLATGAGAVLAPMNRTYLVERGYVIWLQTTIEQQLERLERDHRRPLLAVPNRRERLQAMASIRAPIYRELAELAIPGEHGSVAAASERCIALIDRHWQNSSASPRHTA from the coding sequence ATGAATCCGTCGTCCAATCTTTTCATCATCGGCCCGACCGGCGCCGGCAAGACCTCGATCGGGCGACGACTTGCCGCGCACTACGGTTTGTCGTTCGTCGACCTCGACCACGAGATCGAACAACATTGCGGCGTCGATGTAAACACCGTCTTCGAGATCGAAGGCGAGGCTGGATTCCGCGAACGCGAAAGCCTGTTGCTGGATGAAATCAGCCAGCGCGCAGGCGTTTTGCTGGCCACCGGCGCTGGCGCGGTGCTGGCGCCGATGAATCGCACCTACCTCGTCGAACGCGGTTACGTGATCTGGCTGCAGACCACCATCGAACAACAACTTGAACGACTCGAACGCGACCATCGACGTCCGCTGCTGGCCGTGCCCAACCGCCGCGAACGGCTGCAAGCGATGGCCTCGATACGCGCACCGATCTACCGCGAGTTGGCCGAACTGGCCATACCCGGCGAACACGGCAGCGTCGCCGCCGCCAGCGAGCGCTGCATCGCGCTGATCGACCGGCATTGGCAAAACTCCTCCGCATCACCCAGGCACACGGCATGA
- a CDS encoding NAD-dependent epimerase/dehydratase family protein, with protein MSERILLAGCGDLGMRVAQRLLARGDEVWALRRQPPARDGSGIHWLRGDLTEPSSFGKLPTGMTRLVYLPAPDVRDKATYRALFVGGLRHLLEALDGRTLRRVLFVSSSAVYGEHDGDWVDESSPTAPRGFNGSVLREAEQWLSEQPLESIVLRLAGLYGPGRLQLVERLRAGQVRVPREAPHWSNRVHIDDAAAAIAHLLHVAKPQPLYLGVDDTPMPLDELYDFLAALIDVPAPAEGAPPVGVGSKRLSNARLRASGWTPHWPDAREGYAALLDN; from the coding sequence GTGAGCGAACGTATCCTGCTGGCCGGGTGTGGCGACCTGGGCATGCGCGTGGCGCAGCGCCTGCTGGCGCGTGGCGATGAAGTCTGGGCGCTGCGACGGCAGCCACCCGCACGTGATGGTTCGGGTATCCACTGGTTGCGTGGCGACCTGACCGAGCCCTCCAGTTTCGGCAAATTGCCCACGGGCATGACCCGGCTGGTCTATTTGCCTGCACCGGATGTTCGCGACAAGGCCACCTATCGCGCGCTTTTTGTGGGAGGCCTGCGTCACCTGCTGGAGGCGCTTGATGGCCGCACATTGCGGCGTGTGCTGTTCGTTTCATCCAGTGCCGTCTATGGCGAGCACGATGGCGACTGGGTTGATGAAAGCAGCCCGACGGCGCCGCGTGGCTTCAACGGCTCGGTGTTGCGCGAGGCCGAGCAATGGTTGTCGGAACAGCCGCTGGAATCCATCGTATTGCGGCTGGCCGGCTTGTATGGGCCCGGTCGCCTGCAACTGGTCGAGCGCCTGCGCGCAGGACAGGTGCGCGTGCCGCGTGAGGCGCCGCATTGGTCCAATCGGGTGCACATCGATGACGCCGCCGCGGCGATCGCGCATTTGTTGCATGTGGCCAAGCCGCAACCGCTGTACCTGGGTGTCGACGACACACCGATGCCGCTGGACGAGTTGTACGATTTCCTTGCGGCGCTGATCGATGTGCCCGCTCCTGCCGAAGGTGCGCCGCCGGTTGGTGTTGGCAGCAAGCGTTTGAGCAACGCGCGCCTGCGCGCCAGTGGCTGGACGCCGCACTGGCCGGATGCGCGCGAGGGTTACGCGGCTCTGCTCGACAACTGA
- a CDS encoding YbjQ family protein, giving the protein MAKTIPHQQVSTTNEIPGCRIVRSFGIVRGITVRSRSVVGNLGAALQTIVGGNISIYTELCEKARGEAFELMLQHAAAMGANGVVAMRYDANEVAQGVTEVLAYGTAVQLEALT; this is encoded by the coding sequence ATGGCAAAGACCATTCCACACCAGCAGGTCAGCACCACCAACGAAATCCCCGGCTGTCGCATCGTGCGCTCGTTCGGCATCGTGCGTGGCATCACCGTACGTTCGCGCAGCGTGGTCGGCAATCTGGGCGCTGCCTTGCAGACCATCGTTGGCGGCAATATTTCGATCTACACGGAACTGTGCGAAAAAGCGCGCGGCGAAGCGTTCGAGTTGATGCTGCAGCATGCCGCGGCGATGGGCGCCAATGGCGTGGTCGCAATGCGGTATGACGCCAACGAAGTGGCGCAAGGCGTGACCGAAGTGCTGGCCTACGGAACGGCGGTGCAGCTCGAAGCGTTAACGTGA
- a CDS encoding dodecin family protein — protein sequence MSVAKVIEINASSAKGIEDAVQHGLKKTAESVKNIKGAWVNEIKVVTGDDGTITEWRVNMKVNFVVD from the coding sequence ATGTCCGTAGCCAAGGTCATCGAAATCAACGCTTCGTCCGCCAAGGGGATCGAAGACGCCGTGCAGCACGGTTTGAAGAAAACGGCCGAGTCGGTGAAGAACATCAAGGGCGCCTGGGTCAACGAGATCAAGGTGGTGACAGGTGACGACGGCACGATCACCGAGTGGCGCGTCAACATGAAGGTCAACTTTGTCGTTGATTGA